A region of Rhodospirillales bacterium DNA encodes the following proteins:
- a CDS encoding mandelate racemase/muconate lactonizing enzyme family protein has product MKITAVDSMLLSIPFEDHGGAWVAKRFQTLLVRIDTDQGLSGWGEVFTKNGEAALKALFDTHVAPSLIGRDPSHIRAIARDLQRQHHNFGRVGVMAFCVSAVDLALWDILGQAAGLPLHRLLGGSAVTDVPLYASLTRYGEPAKVARACERAVAEGYRAIKLHEVTVEATAAARAAIGPDIALMLDTNCPWDLAEAKRIAKRLEAYDLTWLEEPTWPPESYATLAALRRSTSIPIAAGENAGSLADYRMMFEAGAVDIVQPDIAKAHGHTEALKIAALAEAHDVQFMPHCFMIGAGYAHTLHLCAALGVPMLERYFIELAAEPMGDVVKPSGGRVAAPAGPGLGCAPDPLAVKLYRVA; this is encoded by the coding sequence ATGAAGATCACCGCCGTCGACTCGATGCTGCTGTCGATCCCGTTCGAGGACCACGGCGGCGCGTGGGTGGCGAAGCGGTTCCAGACGCTGCTGGTACGCATCGACACCGACCAGGGCCTCAGCGGCTGGGGCGAGGTGTTCACCAAGAACGGCGAGGCGGCGCTGAAGGCGCTGTTCGACACGCACGTGGCGCCGTCTTTGATCGGGCGCGATCCATCGCACATCCGCGCCATCGCGCGCGACCTGCAGCGTCAGCACCACAATTTCGGCCGTGTGGGCGTGATGGCGTTCTGCGTCTCGGCGGTCGATCTGGCGCTGTGGGACATCCTCGGCCAGGCCGCCGGCCTGCCGTTGCACCGCCTGCTCGGCGGAAGCGCCGTCACGGACGTGCCGCTCTACGCCAGCCTGACACGCTACGGCGAGCCCGCGAAGGTCGCGCGGGCCTGCGAGCGCGCCGTCGCCGAGGGCTACCGCGCGATCAAGCTGCACGAGGTCACGGTCGAGGCCACGGCGGCGGCGCGCGCCGCGATCGGGCCCGACATCGCGCTCATGCTCGACACCAACTGCCCGTGGGATCTGGCCGAGGCGAAGCGGATCGCGAAGCGGCTGGAGGCCTACGACCTGACGTGGCTGGAGGAGCCGACCTGGCCGCCGGAAAGCTACGCGACGCTGGCCGCGCTGCGGCGGTCGACGTCGATCCCGATCGCCGCCGGCGAGAACGCGGGCAGCCTCGCCGACTACCGCATGATGTTCGAGGCCGGCGCCGTCGACATCGTGCAGCCGGACATCGCCAAGGCGCACGGCCACACCGAGGCGTTGAAGATCGCGGCGCTGGCCGAGGCGCACGACGTCCAGTTCATGCCGCACTGCTTCATGATCGGCGCCGGCTACGCCCACACGCTGCATCTCTGCGCCGCGCTGGGCGTGCCGATGCTGGAGCGCTACTTCATCGAGCTGGCGGCCGAGCCGATGGGCGACGTGGTCAAGCCCTCGGGCGGCCGCGTCGCGGCGCCGGCCGGCCCCGGCCTCGGCTGCGCGCCCGACCCGCTGGCCGTGAAGCTGTACCGGGTGGCGTGA
- a CDS encoding LLM class flavin-dependent oxidoreductase produces MDRPLEFGWFLPTAGDTTAYGERDALVPSSPELFQKVVDAAEAAGFEYMLIPVQTACWEAWVTGAMMAGRSKSIRMLVAARPGYINPVLMAKMVSTFDQLSGGRICVNLIAGQSEKENRSEGILYDKEERYAIMDEEVTILKKLWTTKGPVSHSGRHYTLTETQIRPEPFQKPHPRFYLGGGSKDAWEISAKHADVHLFWGDTYARIADNMAEIRAMAARHGRGEAIGFGMRLQIVCRESEAEAWDAANRLVSSVSAEQTKFVREHFATSEANRRVQELAATMGDLIEPHLWTGITRTRPGAGIAVVGNPRQCADTLQNFIDLGCHSFCLSGYLHDEEAERFGRLVRPLLVERNAGRMKAA; encoded by the coding sequence ATGGACCGCCCCCTCGAATTCGGCTGGTTCCTGCCGACCGCCGGCGACACCACCGCCTATGGCGAGCGCGACGCGCTGGTGCCGTCGTCGCCGGAGCTGTTCCAGAAGGTGGTCGACGCCGCCGAGGCCGCCGGCTTCGAGTACATGCTGATCCCCGTGCAGACGGCGTGCTGGGAGGCGTGGGTCACCGGCGCGATGATGGCGGGCCGCTCGAAGTCGATCCGCATGCTGGTGGCGGCGCGGCCCGGCTACATCAACCCCGTGCTGATGGCCAAGATGGTCTCGACCTTCGACCAGCTCAGCGGCGGGCGAATCTGCGTCAATCTGATCGCCGGGCAGAGCGAGAAGGAGAACCGCTCCGAGGGGATCCTGTACGACAAGGAGGAGCGCTACGCGATCATGGACGAGGAGGTCACGATCCTGAAGAAGCTGTGGACGACGAAGGGACCCGTCAGCCACAGCGGCAGGCACTACACGCTGACCGAGACGCAGATCCGGCCGGAGCCGTTCCAGAAGCCGCATCCCCGCTTCTATCTCGGCGGCGGCTCCAAGGACGCGTGGGAGATCTCCGCGAAGCACGCCGACGTGCACCTGTTCTGGGGCGACACCTACGCCCGCATCGCCGACAACATGGCGGAGATCCGCGCCATGGCGGCGCGCCACGGACGGGGCGAGGCGATCGGCTTCGGCATGCGGCTGCAGATCGTGTGCCGCGAGAGCGAGGCCGAGGCGTGGGACGCCGCCAACCGGCTGGTCAGCAGCGTCAGCGCCGAGCAGACGAAATTCGTGCGCGAGCATTTCGCCACGTCGGAGGCCAACCGCCGCGTCCAGGAGCTGGCCGCGACCATGGGCGACCTGATCGAGCCGCATCTGTGGACCGGCATCACCCGCACGCGGCCCGGCGCCGGCATCGCCGTGGTCGGGAACCCGCGGCAGTGCGCCGACACCCTGCAGAACTTCATCGACCTCGGCTGCCACTCCTTCTGCCTGTCGGGCTACCTGCACGACGAGGAGGCGGAGCGCTTCGGCCGCCTCGTGCGCCCGCTGCTGGTCGAGCGCAACGCGGGAAGGATGAAGGCGGCGTAG
- a CDS encoding helix-turn-helix domain-containing protein — translation MTPTQVSAAAAADPDARPMTADEFATARRVPRISTLRRALGLTQEEFAARYHIPVGTLRDWEQGRTEPDQPARAYLKVIAGDPEGVRRALGPVVAKER, via the coding sequence ATGACGCCCACGCAGGTGTCCGCGGCGGCGGCGGCCGATCCGGACGCGCGTCCGATGACGGCGGACGAGTTCGCTACGGCCCGCCGCGTGCCGCGTATCAGCACTCTGCGCCGCGCGCTGGGTCTCACTCAGGAGGAGTTCGCCGCCCGCTACCACATCCCCGTCGGCACCTTGCGCGACTGGGAGCAGGGCCGGACCGAACCCGACCAGCCCGCGCGGGCCTATCTCAAGGTGATCGCGGGCGATCCCGAGGGCGTGCGCCGGGCGTTGGGTCCGGTAGTGGCGAAGGAGCGTTGA
- a CDS encoding 1-acyl-sn-glycerol-3-phosphate acyltransferase gives MDEPVTVPLWLFLPIAAFALWSLLDRLLIPSGRWFLRRRVNRLIDRVNDRLDIRIKPFQLTKRQVLVDRLIYDPQVIAAANERAQAENVPREAEMARVRRYANEIVPAFNAYVYFRVGYTLARALARLLYRVRLGFADDAALAAVDRDATVVFVINHRSNMDYVLVAFLAADRTALSYAVGEWARIQPLQSLIKSMGAFFVRRNSNDPVYRRVLERYVHMATEAGVAQAMYPEGGLTRDGRLREARLGLLDYALKSFDPKGGRDVVFVPVGINYDRVLEDRTQLRAGDPEAERASGWQAMRTTLRFAGRNLRQMLTGRWYRFGYACVNFGLPVSARAWLSDNAERFGGDLRPLSKEKRFEAVGALAGDLMAEIARVVPVLATPLVATALLEAERPLDELELKARCVALMDALVAGGAKLYVPRGDRDYAVHVGLRMLTLRRLVLRDDDGVYTINTADAAVLRYYANSIAHLPRGAVAPST, from the coding sequence ATGGACGAGCCGGTCACGGTGCCGCTGTGGCTGTTCCTGCCGATCGCGGCGTTCGCGCTGTGGTCGCTGCTCGACCGGCTGCTGATCCCGTCCGGCCGCTGGTTCCTGCGCCGCCGCGTCAACCGCCTGATCGACCGCGTCAACGACCGGCTCGACATCCGCATCAAACCGTTCCAGCTCACCAAGCGGCAGGTGCTGGTCGACCGCCTGATCTACGATCCGCAGGTCATCGCCGCCGCCAACGAGCGCGCCCAGGCCGAGAACGTGCCGCGCGAGGCCGAGATGGCCCGCGTGCGCCGCTACGCCAACGAGATCGTCCCGGCGTTCAACGCCTACGTCTATTTCCGCGTCGGCTACACGCTGGCCCGGGCGCTGGCGCGGCTGCTCTACCGCGTGCGGCTGGGCTTCGCCGACGACGCCGCGCTGGCCGCCGTCGACCGCGACGCCACGGTGGTGTTTGTCATCAATCACCGCAGCAACATGGACTACGTGCTGGTCGCCTTCCTCGCCGCCGACCGCACGGCGCTCAGCTACGCCGTCGGCGAATGGGCCCGCATCCAGCCGCTGCAGTCGCTGATCAAGTCGATGGGCGCGTTCTTCGTGCGTCGCAACTCCAACGACCCGGTCTACCGCCGCGTGCTGGAGCGCTACGTCCACATGGCGACCGAGGCCGGCGTCGCGCAGGCGATGTACCCTGAGGGCGGGCTGACCCGGGACGGACGCCTGCGCGAGGCCCGGCTGGGCCTGCTGGACTACGCGCTGAAGTCGTTCGACCCCAAGGGCGGAAGGGACGTCGTGTTCGTGCCCGTCGGCATCAACTACGACCGCGTGCTGGAGGACCGCACCCAGCTGCGCGCCGGCGATCCCGAGGCCGAGCGCGCCAGCGGCTGGCAGGCCATGCGCACCACCCTGCGCTTCGCCGGCCGCAATCTGCGGCAGATGCTGACCGGCCGCTGGTACCGCTTCGGCTACGCCTGCGTGAATTTCGGCCTGCCGGTCTCGGCCCGCGCCTGGCTGTCCGACAATGCCGAGCGCTTCGGCGGCGACCTGCGGCCGCTGTCGAAGGAGAAGCGCTTCGAGGCCGTGGGCGCGCTGGCCGGCGACCTGATGGCCGAGATCGCGCGGGTGGTGCCGGTGCTGGCGACGCCGCTGGTGGCGACGGCGCTGCTCGAGGCCGAGCGGCCGCTCGACGAGCTGGAGCTGAAAGCGCGCTGCGTCGCGCTGATGGACGCGCTGGTGGCGGGCGGCGCCAAGCTCTACGTGCCCAGGGGCGACCGCGACTACGCCGTCCATGTCGGTCTGCGCATGCTCACGCTGCGCCGCCTCGTGCTGCGCGACGACGACGGCGTCTACACCATCAACACCGCCGACGCCGCCGTGCTGCGCTACTACGCCAACTCCATCGCGCACCTGCCGCGCGGGGCGGTGGCGCCGTCGACGTAG
- a CDS encoding thiolase family protein — protein sequence MAYIAGVGNTRYGKVEGSSTLSLASEAAHLAMADAGLGVKDIDGVLTGYSTTLPHIMLATVIAERMGIRPVYAHAMQAGGATGVAMVMLAKLLVDSGQCRAVLALAGENRASGQSRDQSIQTLAQAGHSDFEVPYGATIPAYYGLLAARYMHQFGVTGADLAELAVLMRRHAGTHPDAHLRTPVTLDDVMASKPIALPLRLLDCCPVSDGGVAVVVTREPTGAARVRIRGAGQAHLHQHISCMRDWADCGAAQAAGRAFAEAGMTTKDVDYLAVYDSFTITLAMLLEETGFAPRGGAGAMARDGRFGVAGDLPLNTHGGLLSFGHCGVGGGLAHLVEAQRQLAGKAGARQVKKATTAFIHGDGGVMSSHVSMLLERM from the coding sequence ATGGCCTACATCGCCGGGGTCGGCAACACGCGCTACGGCAAGGTCGAGGGCTCCTCGACCTTGAGCCTCGCCAGCGAGGCGGCGCATCTGGCGATGGCCGACGCCGGGCTGGGCGTGAAGGACATCGACGGCGTGCTGACCGGCTACAGCACGACGCTGCCGCACATCATGCTGGCCACGGTGATCGCCGAGCGCATGGGCATCCGGCCGGTCTACGCCCACGCCATGCAGGCCGGCGGCGCCACCGGCGTCGCCATGGTGATGCTGGCCAAGCTGCTGGTCGACAGCGGCCAGTGCCGCGCGGTGCTGGCGCTGGCCGGCGAGAACCGCGCGTCGGGCCAGAGCCGCGACCAGTCGATCCAGACGCTGGCGCAGGCCGGGCACAGCGATTTCGAGGTGCCCTACGGCGCCACCATCCCCGCCTATTACGGCCTGCTGGCGGCGCGCTACATGCACCAGTTCGGCGTGACCGGCGCCGATCTGGCGGAGCTCGCGGTGTTGATGCGGCGCCACGCCGGCACGCATCCCGACGCGCATCTGCGCACGCCGGTCACGCTGGACGACGTCATGGCGTCGAAGCCCATCGCCCTGCCGCTGCGGCTGCTGGATTGCTGCCCGGTGTCGGACGGCGGCGTGGCGGTGGTGGTGACACGCGAGCCGACCGGCGCGGCGCGGGTGCGCATCCGCGGCGCCGGCCAGGCGCATCTGCACCAGCACATCAGCTGCATGCGCGACTGGGCCGATTGCGGCGCGGCGCAGGCGGCGGGGCGCGCCTTCGCCGAGGCCGGGATGACGACGAAGGACGTCGACTACCTCGCGGTCTACGACTCCTTCACCATCACGCTGGCGATGCTGCTGGAGGAGACCGGCTTCGCGCCGCGCGGCGGCGCCGGCGCCATGGCGCGCGACGGACGTTTCGGCGTCGCGGGCGACCTGCCGCTGAACACCCATGGCGGGCTGCTGTCGTTCGGCCATTGCGGCGTCGGCGGCGGGCTGGCGCATCTGGTCGAGGCGCAGCGCCAGCTCGCGGGCAAGGCCGGCGCGCGGCAGGTCAAGAAGGCGACGACGGCCTTCATCCACGGCGACGGCGGCGTGATGTCGTCGCACGTGTCGATGCTGCTCGAGCGGATGTGA
- a CDS encoding Zn-ribbon domain-containing OB-fold protein produces MSATPTTFPAGDDIARAWWNGVADGRIGYQVCADCGAVQFYPRSHCTACGSARCETRASKGAGAIFSITVVHRPPSEALRAHAPYAIALVDLDEGFRMMAHADPGCAIGDRVTAAFIPFGDRVVPRFARA; encoded by the coding sequence ATGAGCGCGACCCCCACGACCTTCCCCGCCGGCGACGACATCGCGCGCGCGTGGTGGAACGGCGTCGCCGACGGGCGCATCGGCTACCAGGTGTGCGCCGACTGCGGCGCGGTCCAGTTCTATCCGCGCAGCCATTGCACGGCCTGCGGCTCGGCGCGCTGCGAGACGCGCGCGTCGAAGGGCGCCGGCGCGATCTTCTCGATCACCGTGGTGCACCGGCCGCCGTCGGAGGCGCTGCGGGCGCACGCGCCCTACGCCATCGCGCTGGTCGATCTCGACGAGGGCTTCCGCATGATGGCGCACGCCGATCCCGGCTGCGCCATCGGCGACCGCGTGACCGCGGCGTTCATCCCGTTCGGCGACCGCGTGGTGCCGCGCTTCGCGCGCGCGTGA
- a CDS encoding ferritin-like domain-containing protein, translated as MTSARIYALPVDMTGWHFDGKTEVLFNWEYDDGSAALLDLYDKGKKQQWDANVRIDWKLDLDDDNPMGLDDESLSIFDTDYWRRMTAKEKAWLRRNLQAHTISQFMHGEQGALIATAKIVSTVPDMNAKFYAATQVMDEARHVEVYKRLLHEKLNLAYPITPSLKALLEQTLTERRWDFTYLGMQIMVEGLALAAFQAIRDKARSKLASAVNAYVMQDEARHVSFGRLALRDYYPALSDHERDEREEFVVEALYFMRDRFNQAEVWERAGLPIDKLNEITFNSKTMNSFRGRLFSRIVPTIKDIGLMGPRVQKAFRDMNVMEYADLDAATMIENDGRVADDFDRRMFVEEAVAAE; from the coding sequence ATGACCTCAGCACGAATCTACGCCCTGCCGGTCGACATGACCGGCTGGCACTTCGACGGCAAGACCGAGGTGCTGTTCAACTGGGAGTACGACGACGGCTCGGCCGCGCTGCTCGACCTCTACGACAAGGGCAAGAAGCAGCAGTGGGACGCCAACGTCCGCATCGACTGGAAGCTCGATCTCGACGACGACAATCCGATGGGGCTCGACGACGAGTCCCTCTCGATCTTCGACACCGACTACTGGCGCCGCATGACCGCGAAGGAGAAGGCGTGGCTGCGGCGCAACCTGCAGGCCCACACGATCTCCCAGTTCATGCACGGCGAGCAGGGCGCGCTGATCGCGACCGCCAAGATCGTCTCCACGGTGCCGGACATGAACGCCAAGTTCTACGCCGCGACGCAGGTGATGGACGAGGCGCGCCACGTCGAGGTCTACAAGCGCCTGCTGCACGAGAAGCTGAACCTGGCCTATCCGATCACGCCGTCGCTGAAGGCGCTGCTCGAGCAGACGCTGACCGAGCGCCGCTGGGATTTCACCTATCTCGGCATGCAGATCATGGTCGAGGGCCTCGCGCTGGCCGCGTTCCAGGCGATCCGCGACAAGGCCCGCAGCAAGCTGGCGTCGGCGGTGAACGCCTACGTCATGCAGGACGAGGCGCGGCACGTGTCGTTCGGCCGGCTGGCGCTGCGCGACTACTATCCCGCGCTCTCCGACCACGAGCGCGACGAGCGCGAGGAGTTCGTCGTCGAGGCGCTCTACTTCATGCGCGACCGGTTCAACCAGGCCGAGGTGTGGGAGCGCGCCGGCCTGCCGATCGACAAGCTCAACGAGATCACGTTCAATTCCAAGACCATGAACTCGTTCCGCGGCCGGCTGTTCAGCCGCATCGTGCCGACGATCAAGGACATCGGCCTGATGGGCCCCCGCGTCCAGAAGGCGTTCCGCGACATGAACGTCATGGAATACGCCGACCTCGACGCCGCGACGATGATCGAGAACGACGGCCGGGTGGCCGACGATTTCGACCGCCGGATGTTCGTCGAGGAGGCCGTCGCGGCGGAGTGA
- a CDS encoding ferritin-like domain-containing protein has translation MSTKRIYTLPVEITDWKFNGQTEMHFNWEYEDGSADLLNLYEKGKQQQWDASTRLDWSQELFEDNPMGMSDETIPIFGSPFWDKMTEKEKIDLRWNLQCHSICQFMHGEQGALIATAKIVNTVPDMNAKFYAATQVMDEARHVESYKRLIHEKFKMAYPITESLKNLLEQTLSDKRWDFTYLGMQVLIEGLALAAFQRIRDTAKNNLAGSVNAYVMQDEARHVTFGRLALREYYPHLSDAERNEREEFAVEALYFMRDRFNQAEVWMRSGLPVDKLMEYAFNSGVMQAFRSRLFTRIVPILKDIGLFGPKVQKALQDMNVMEYAKIDATAILANDLKVADDFDKKRFVQEQIAAQ, from the coding sequence ATGTCGACCAAGAGGATCTACACGCTGCCGGTCGAGATCACGGACTGGAAGTTCAACGGCCAGACCGAGATGCACTTCAACTGGGAGTACGAGGACGGCAGCGCCGATCTGCTGAACCTCTACGAGAAGGGCAAGCAGCAGCAGTGGGACGCCTCGACCCGCCTCGACTGGTCGCAGGAGCTGTTCGAGGACAACCCGATGGGCATGTCCGACGAGACGATCCCGATCTTCGGCTCGCCCTTCTGGGACAAGATGACGGAGAAGGAGAAGATCGACCTGCGCTGGAACCTCCAGTGCCATTCGATCTGCCAGTTCATGCACGGCGAGCAGGGCGCGCTGATCGCGACCGCCAAGATCGTCAACACCGTGCCGGACATGAACGCCAAGTTCTACGCCGCGACGCAGGTGATGGACGAGGCGCGCCATGTCGAGAGCTACAAGCGGCTGATCCACGAGAAGTTCAAGATGGCGTATCCGATCACGGAGTCGCTGAAGAACCTGCTCGAGCAGACGCTGAGCGACAAGCGCTGGGACTTCACCTATCTCGGCATGCAGGTGCTGATCGAGGGCCTCGCGCTGGCCGCGTTCCAGCGCATCCGCGACACCGCCAAGAACAACCTCGCCGGCTCGGTAAACGCCTACGTCATGCAGGACGAGGCGCGCCACGTCACGTTCGGGCGCCTGGCGCTGCGCGAGTACTACCCGCACCTCAGCGACGCCGAGCGCAACGAGCGCGAGGAGTTCGCCGTCGAGGCGCTGTACTTCATGCGCGACCGGTTCAACCAGGCCGAGGTGTGGATGCGCTCGGGCCTGCCGGTCGACAAGCTGATGGAGTACGCCTTCAACTCCGGCGTCATGCAGGCGTTCCGCTCGCGCCTGTTCACCCGCATCGTGCCGATCCTCAAGGACATCGGCCTGTTCGGTCCCAAGGTGCAGAAGGCGCTGCAGGACATGAACGTGATGGAGTACGCCAAGATCGACGCCACCGCGATCCTCGCGAACGACCTCAAGGTCGCCGACGATTTCGACAAGAAGCGGTTCGTCCAGGAGCAGATCGCCGCCCAGTAG
- a CDS encoding response regulator transcription factor — MNKGKKILLVDDDASLRAVLAEQLELYDGFVTVQAGTGAEGLSTAKKHLFDAVLLDVGLPDADGRDICKLMRREGVRAPVIMLTAADTDADAILGLDSGANDYITKPFRINVLLARLRAHLRQHERSEDAVLQIGPYEFQPASKMLVEKGGKKKVRLTEKETSILKYLYRSGVRSVAREQLLGEVWGYNAGVTTHTLETHIYRLRQKIEKDPGNAQILLTDKGGYRLQP; from the coding sequence ATGAACAAAGGCAAGAAGATCCTCCTCGTCGACGACGACGCCTCGCTGCGCGCCGTGCTGGCGGAGCAGCTCGAGCTCTACGACGGGTTCGTGACGGTCCAGGCCGGCACCGGCGCCGAGGGCTTGTCGACCGCCAAGAAGCACCTGTTCGACGCCGTGCTGCTGGATGTCGGCCTGCCCGACGCCGACGGCCGCGACATCTGCAAGCTGATGCGCCGCGAGGGCGTGCGCGCGCCGGTGATCATGCTGACGGCGGCCGACACCGACGCCGACGCCATCCTCGGCCTCGATTCCGGCGCCAACGACTACATCACCAAGCCGTTCCGGATCAACGTGCTGCTGGCCCGACTGCGCGCCCACCTGCGCCAGCACGAGCGCAGCGAGGACGCCGTCCTCCAGATCGGTCCCTACGAGTTCCAGCCGGCCTCCAAGATGCTGGTGGAGAAGGGCGGCAAGAAGAAGGTCCGCCTGACCGAGAAGGAGACCTCGATCCTCAAGTACCTCTACCGCTCCGGCGTGCGCTCGGTGGCGCGCGAGCAGCTGCTGGGAGAGGTCTGGGGCTACAACGCCGGCGTCACGACGCACACGCTGGAGACCCACATCTACCGGCTGCGGCAGAAGATCGAGAAGGATCCCGGCAACGCGCAGATCCTGCTGACCGACAAGGGCGGCTACCGCCTGCAGCCGTGA
- a CDS encoding alpha/beta hydrolase, whose translation MTGPVYRDFDQAALDAAYNNRAHVPGFQSRVDRWLAASAAARASTPCALDIAYGPAPRQRLDIFRPPGDAPAAGRPALLYFHGGYWQGNHKDGYSFPAPAITARGALYIAATYDLCPDVTMTTLIEQTRAAVVWLHRHAAEIGLDPSRLVVAGHSAGGHIAASLAHTDWRARGFDRPALAGALPLSGIYDLEPIRLSYLNAACRMDAAEAAALSPIRHVRRDAPPVVLAVGAAELPELVRQTRDYAAALTAAGAAPRAVFETPGDEHFSIVDRLFDPDGKLRPALLGLMGV comes from the coding sequence ATGACCGGACCCGTCTACCGCGACTTCGACCAGGCCGCGCTCGACGCCGCCTACAACAACCGCGCCCACGTGCCCGGCTTCCAGAGCCGGGTCGACCGCTGGCTGGCGGCGAGCGCCGCGGCGCGCGCCTCGACGCCATGCGCGCTCGACATCGCCTACGGGCCGGCGCCGCGGCAGCGGCTGGACATCTTCCGGCCGCCCGGCGACGCGCCCGCCGCCGGCCGTCCGGCGCTGCTGTATTTCCACGGTGGCTACTGGCAGGGCAACCACAAGGACGGCTACTCGTTCCCGGCGCCGGCGATCACCGCGCGCGGCGCCCTGTACATCGCCGCGACCTACGATCTGTGCCCGGACGTCACGATGACGACGCTGATCGAGCAGACGCGCGCCGCCGTCGTCTGGCTGCACCGCCACGCGGCGGAGATCGGCCTCGATCCGTCGCGGCTGGTGGTGGCGGGCCACTCGGCCGGCGGCCATATCGCGGCGTCGCTGGCGCACACCGACTGGCGGGCGCGGGGGTTCGACCGGCCGGCGCTGGCCGGGGCGCTGCCGCTGTCGGGCATCTACGACCTCGAACCGATCCGGCTGAGCTATCTCAACGCCGCCTGCCGCATGGACGCCGCCGAGGCGGCCGCGCTGAGTCCGATCCGGCACGTCAGGCGCGACGCGCCGCCGGTGGTGCTGGCGGTCGGCGCCGCCGAGCTGCCCGAACTCGTGCGCCAGACCCGCGACTACGCCGCCGCGCTGACGGCGGCGGGCGCCGCGCCGCGCGCGGTCTTCGAGACCCCCGGCGACGAGCATTTCTCGATCGTGGACCGGCTGTTCGACCCCGACGGGAAGCTGCGCCCGGCGCTCCTCGGCCTGATGGGGGTGTGA